Part of the Rhodothermales bacterium genome, TGAACAGCGACACGATGAAGGTGAAGATGCAGATGAACCCGTGCCAGAGCCCGAGCCAGAAGCCGGCGACCTCCCGCATGGGGTCGGCGAGATCGATCGCCACATTGGGACCCGGCGTACATCCGGCGAAAAAGAGCAGCGCAACCACCCCCATCAGCACATACCTGGCTTTCATAGCGCCTCATCGTTTGGTTCAGAGGATCACACCCTCCTCTTGACGAGACGACGGGCCCGTGGGATACGTGTGGGGATATTTTAACGGGGTCAACTGTGTTTAAAGGTGAACGGCAGTGACATCATTCGTGCACCCTGTATCCTGCATCGGAAGACCTGAGCCCATGATGCGTAAGACCAGTTAGGAACAGGTTGTTCGCGCCGCCCTCATCGCAAGACCGCCTTCTCAACATATCGCAATTTGGAACGAATCCGGGCGATTACCTGGCGCATGTGCCCACTGAGGTCCGGACATCACGGCGCCATACCCTGCGCCAGAAATCGAAGCCTCTTCCTTGTAGTCATCATTGCCGATGGAGCGCGGGATTCGATTTGCTGCGCATCGTCTCCACATAGGCCTTGAGTACAGCGTTTATTCGCGTTTGGTATCCCGGACCATCCTGCTGAAAGTACGCCAACACGTCTGCATCCAGGCGAAGCGAAATGGCCTTCTTGGGCTGAGGTTGAACAATCACCGCCTCCTTCCAGAACGCTTCGTCCGTGGCGGGGATATCCGAAAAGTCGATATCCTCATCTTTTAGCGCAGCCAGCTCACCGGGGGTCAGTTCCTTTTGGTAGCGCGGCATGATAAATCCTCCGTTCTCGTTCATTTGCCTTTCGAGCCGAGATGATCCGAATACTGTCCTCGCGCCTTGTGAAGGCGACCAGGAGTACCAGGGTTCCTTCAATGACACCCAACGCCTGCCAGCGTTGCTCGCCGTAGTCCTGGCGATCATCCTCCCGAATCAGGCATGCGTTATCGAATGCGGCTCTGGCACGATCGAAGCCAATCCCATGCTTTAGAAGGTTGATCTGGTTTTTCGCCTCATCCCACTCAAATTCCATGTAAGCGTAAATACAATTCGTATATACATCCCTGATAGCACGTGGTTTCGGCTACCCACATCCTTCTAGACACGAAATTTGGGGGTCATATAACCTGTGTGGGGAGCGCATGTAGGCGAATTGGAGAAAACGTCGGGGACGGGCCTTTGCGGGGGGGCCCATTGGGGGAAACGTCGAGGTACGGTCCCCGGGGGACCTAACCCGACCTACGGGCTTTGAGGGGGGCCCATTGGGGGAAGCGTCGGGTTACGGTCCCTAAGGGGGACCTAACCCGACCTACGGATTTGGCGATTTGCCTTTTGCGATGCCTTTCATCCTACGGCCTTCAGCCCGTTGAGCAGCATCTGCACGGCCATCATCACGAGGAGCATCCCCATCAGGCGTTCGATGGCGGCGAGGCCGCGGTCGCGGAGGACCCGGTAGAGCAACGGGGCGCCGAGGAGCGCGACCGACGTCAGCGCCCAGGCGATCATCAGGGCATAAAACCAGTTCGTCATCTGACCCGGTGCGCTGCGTACCATCAGGATCAGCATCGCCAGGGCGGACGGGCCGGCGATCATGGGTACGGCCAGCGGCACGATGAACGGCTCGCCCCCCACCGCGCTGTGCCCCATCACGCCCTCTTTGTTCGGAAAGATCATCCGAAGCCCGATGATGAGCAGCACGATCCCGCCGGCGATGGTCACCGACTCCTGCTGAAGATGGAGGAAATCGAGGATCTTCTGGCCGCTGAACAGGAAGATCAGCAAAATCGCCAGCGCGATGAACAGCTCGCGAACGATGATCTTCTGCCGGCGCGCCGGATCGATATCCTTCAGGATGGACAGCATCACCGGGATATTCCCGAGCGGGTCCATGATAAACAGCAGCACAACGGCGGCGGACCAGATCGAATCGGAGAAGTCCATGGGGGGAGGTTCAAGGTCTGAGGGTCAAGGATCGAGGTTCGGAGTCCATATAACTCGCCCTTACCTGGGCGGCATGATCAACAAGGACGCCCAGCGCGGTGTCGTTGGGCCTTGAACCTTGATGCTCGAACATAGAACCACCTTCCAGAACTTTTTTCTGCGCCGCCTATACTATCGGCCAGGTCTACTCGTTTTTACCCTATCGGCCCCGGAAACGACCGGTAGTTTTGCCATCGACACCGCGGATGCATCCCAGCGACGAGCAACTGGTTTCGGCTTACCTCGACCATAACGACGAACGGGCGTTCAGCCTGCTCGTGAGTCGTCATCAGGAGCGAATCTTCGGCTACCTGCTGGGTATGGTGCGCGACCGGAGCGTGGCGAACGATCTCTTCCAGGAGACCTTCCTGCGCGTCATTCGCGCAATGCAGAACCAGCGCGGTTCGTACGCCCAGCAAGACCGGTGGCTGGCCTGGGTGATGCGCATCGCCCGCAACGCCGCGCTCGATTACCTGCGCAGCCGGAAAAAATGGCAGGATGTGCCCGATCTCGGGGACGACGACGCCCCCTCGTTCTGGGAACGGCTGCCGGCCGACGGGATCGCAGCCGATGAGTTGATGCATCGCGGCGAGCAGGCGGACTGGCTTCAGGCCTGTATCGATCGGCTCCCCCCGGAGCAGCGCGAGGTGCTGCTGCTTCGCCACGAATCGGAGATGACCTTCAAGGAAATCGCCCAGCTCACCGACTGCTCGATCAACACCGCCCTCGGACGCATGCGCTACGCGCTGCTGAACCTTCGGCGGATGATGACCGATAAAAAAAAACCTCAGACTGAACTTTCCGAGCTTCCGTAGAGCTCGCATGCCACGTTTTTATGGACAAGAAGCTACAACTCCTAGCTCATCTTTATGGCGAAGCCGAGGATGCAGCCCCCCTCCAGGAGCTGCTCCAGGATTCCGACCTCAAGGCGGAATACCAGGCCATGAGCGAGGCCAAGTTCTGGCTTGACCACTCCATCGCCGAAAAACCGGATGCGGACGTGCTCGCCCGCATCATGGCCGCCGCGTCAGCCGGCGCAGTTGGCAGCACAGTTAGCGACACAGTTGGCAGCACAGTGCCGATCGATCGCGCCCCCGCACCGCGCCGGGCCCTCGGGCTCCGAATCCGGAACTGGAGCTATGCGGCCACCGCCCTGAGCGTCGTCGCCCTCGTCGCACTTTTTCTCGTGAATCGGACGCCGACCTCGTCGTTCCAGGAAGCCCCCGTCGCCGCCCAGTCGGTGCCGCTTCAGAAACTCGAAGCCGATGGATTCGGGCTCGACAGGGACGCGGAGCCGATGGCCGAAGCCCTCGCCGACGAAGCGCCGGCCGCCAGCCGTTCGCTCGCCGACTCCGGTTTCCAGATGGCCGGCGCACTCGCCCCCGTCACGGAATCCCGGCAACCGACCTGGGAGGAAGCCGATGCCCTCATCCAGTATAAAAGCCGGATCGACCAGCTCCTCGAACAGAGCGAAGACCTGAGCTGGGATCATGTCGTCCCGCTCGAATCGCTCCAGGGCGCCGCCCCGACCGCTCCGCCGGCCGGGCTTCGTCTCAACGAGGCGTCCAGCACGCGTTCACCCAGAGGCAACTAGCAGACCATGCGACGCTTTTTAAACAGTCTCATCGTCCACTTGCCCGCTTTGCTGCTCTTCGCCACCCTGGCGTTGCCAGCCTTCGCGCAAACGCACACGTTGACGATCCAGAATGGCGAGGTCCGTGTGGACGGCCGGCTCCAGGAGCCGGATCAGATCCCCTCCTCGCTCGAAGTCGACGGTGTCACCGTGCAGCTGTCCTTCAGCGGCTCGACGGGCACTTCGTTTAAATTGAACGATCACTATTACACCATCATGGACGGCCGCCTGCACGAGTTGCCGGCCGAGGAGATGGAGTCCAGCCGCACGACGGTGGTATTCCGCAACCCGCCGCCCCCCATCCGCCAGCGCGCCGCCGCCAAGGCGGACGTAGCCTACGGCGAAGCGGCGGAGCCGGTCGGCGCAAACCCGCTCATGCAGCATTATTTCCTCGAAGTGCAGCGGGAGGACAATGCCCTCTACCGCCGGCTCGTAACCGAATTCGACCTGGAGAACCAGACCCTCGAACGCGCCCAGCGCATCCGGAATATGGCTGCCGGCCCGGCGCGCGACGCCGAGGTGGCCGAACTGCGTCAGCTGCTCGAGCGCATCTTCGAACTCAAGCAGGAAAACCGCCGGATGGAAGTCGAGCAGCTCGAAAAACAGCTCACCGAACTGCAACGCCGCTTCGAGGAACGCGAAGACCTGAAAAGCCAGATCATCGACCAGCGTCTCCAGGAACTGATCCAGTAACACGGCCCGTTCGATCTCGAGGCGCGATCCCCGGCGCGCCTTTTATCCGAATCCTTCATCTCCTATCTTCATCGGCAGCACTCCCAGCCACGTTGCCTGCATGAAGTTTTTCTGGTTTCTCCTCCTCGCGTTCCTGGCCCTGCCGGCCGGTGCGCAGCCTGTCATCCCGCGCCCGGTCGATGTGTTCGGCTTCGAGCCGGGTGCGGACTACCAGCTGGCCGATTACAGCCAGGTCACCGACTACTTCCAGCGCCTCGACGCCGCCTCGGATCGGGCGCGGATGATCGAAATCGGGCGGTCCGCCCAGGGCCGGCCGCTGTACGTGATGTTCATCTCCAGCGAGGCCAACATGGCCCAGCTCGACCGCTGGAGAACGATGAGCGAGGCCCTCTCCCGCGCCCGCATCGACGATGCCACCGCCCGCCGGTATGCCCGCGAGGGCAAAACCGTGGTCTGGATCGACGGCGGGATGCATGCGAGCGAAAAAGCACACGGGCAGATGACGCCGCTGCTGGCCTGGAAGCTGGTTGCCGAAGACAGCTTCGAGATGCAGCGCATCCGCGACAACGTCGTCGTGCTGCTCATGCCGAACATCAACCCGGACGGGCTCGACATCGTCACCAGCTGGTACCGGAAGTATGTGGGCACGCCCTACGAAACGACGAGTCCGGCCTGGCTCTACCATCCTTACGTAGGCCACGACAACAACCGGGACTGGTTCATGAACACGATGCCGGAGTCGGAGGCGGTGTCGCAGGTGCTGTACAACGAGTGGTATCCCCAGATCGTCCATAACCATCATCAGACCTCGCCGGCGTGGGCGCGCATCTTCCTCCCGCCCTTCTCCGATCCGGTCAATCCCAACATCCACCCCGGCGTCACGACGGGCGTCAACCTCGTGGGCTCCGCCATGGCGAACCGGTTCGCGATGGAGAAGAAGCCCGGCGTCGTTTCCGATGTAGCGTACAGCATGTGGTGGAACGGGGGGATGCGGACGGCGCCGTATTTCCACAACATGATCGGGATCCTCACGGAGACGGCGCACGCCACCCCCACACCGCGCTACTATGCCCCCGATTCGCTGCCGCGCACGCTCGCCGGCCACCCCGACACCCCCACCGACGGCACCGACATCTTTTACCCCTATCCCTGGCCGGGCGGCGAGTCCCACTTCCGGGACGCGGTCGACTACATGGTCACGGCCTCGATGGGCATCCTCGAAATCGCCGCGGACCGGCGCGAGCGCTGGCTGTACGACAGCTACGCGATGGGGCGCGACGCCATCGCCAGGGGCGACACCGCGAAACCGTACGCCTACATCATCCCCGCCGACCAGGCCGACCCGACGGAAGCCCGCCGGCTCGTGGAAGTCCTCCGCAAAACCGGCATCGAGGTCCAGCGCGCCGAGCGCCCGTTCACCGCGGGGGCAACGCGCTACGACGCGGACAGTTATGTGGCTTTCAGCGCCCAGGCCTATCGGCCGATGCTCGTCGACCTCATGGAGCCCCAGGACTACCCCGACCGCCGGAAGGCGGATGGATCACCCGAGGTGCCCTACGACCTCGCCGGCTGGACGCTCCCCATGCAGATGGGCGTCCGCGTCGACCGCATCGACGCGCCCTTCCAGGCGCCGCTGTACCCGGTGACGGAAACGCGCGTCTTGCCGAAAAAAGGCACGGTCGCGGAAAACCCCGCGTTCGGCTACGCGCTCGGGCATAGCGCCAACGGCAGCGCACTGGTCGTAAACCGACTGCTCAAGGCCGGAGAGAAGGTCGCCTGGGCCGGCGAGGCATTCGGCCCCGAGAACGCGCCGTTCCCCGAAGGCACCATCGTCATCGAAAAAGGGGCCGACACCGAGCGCCGGCTCGAGGCGCTCGCCGAGGAGACGGGGCTGTCGTTCGCCGGTCTGGAAACCCGGCCCGCTGTCACCACCTACCCGCTCTCCGTCCCGCGCATCGGCCTGTACAAATCGTGGCTCGCCAACATGGACGAAGGATGGACGCGCTGGCTGCTCGACCAGTACGCGTTCGCCGTGGATACACTGCACGACGCCGACCTCCGCTACGACCGGTTGTCCACCTACCACGCCGTCATCCTGCCCGACCAGGGCAGCGATGCGCTGCTGAAGGGGCATGCGCCGAACACCATGCCGGCGGAATACACCGGCGGGATCGGCCTCGAGGGCACACTGGCCCTCAAGCAATTCGTCGAGGAAGGCGGCACGCTGCTGGCGCTGGACAGCGCGAGCGATTTTGTGATCGACCAGTTCGGTCTGCCCGTGCGCAACGCCGTCCGCGGCGTGCCGTCCTCGCGGTTCTTCATTCCCGGATCGCTGATCCGGATGGACGTGGACACCGGCCACCCGCTCGCGTACGGGATGCAGGAAGAGACGGCCGCGTCCTTCCAGCAGGGCCGGGCGTTCGAAGCGGTGGTCCGTTCATCGACCGGCGAGGGCGGGCGCGAGTCCATCGCGCCGGCGCCGGCACCCGTGATCGACGTCATCGCCCGGTACGCCAAAAGCGATCTCCTCATGAGTGGATGGGCACTGGGAGAGGATGAATACCTCGCCGGCAAGGCCGCCATGGTGCGGGTGCCGGTCGGAGAGGGCAACGTGGTGATCACGGGTTTCCGCCCCCAGTTCAGAGGCCAGCCCGGCGGCACGTTCAAATTGATCTTCAACACCCTCCACGCCGCCACCCTGGCCGATTTTCCCGATCCGGAACCGGATGTGCTGCCTGCACCCGCCGGGCAACGCTAGCGCCCTGGCGTATCCGCCTCCCATTTTTTTCCATTTTAACATTTTCATTCATCACCCCCATGCTCCCCACCCCGACCTCCCGCCGCCAATTCCTTCGCCACGCCGCCTTCGCCGGCGCCGGCCTGGCGCTCCCGCTTCGGATCCTCGCCGACCCGTACGCCCCGATCTTTCACGCGCCGGCCGGCAAACCGGTGCGGGTTCGCGGCCGCGTCCGCGCCGGGCGGGCGAACCTCGCGGGGGTCTCGGTGACCGATGGCGTATCGGTCGTGCGGACCGGCGCCGACGGCCGGTATGAACTGACGACGACGGACGCGCAGCCTTTTGTGCACATCGGCCTGCCGGACGGATACCAGATCCCCCAGAATGCACCCGGGACGGCCCGCTTTTACCAGCCGATCGCCCCCAATGCCCGCGGGGAGATGGATGCGAGCTTCGACCTGGAGGCGACAGACGCCGGCAGCCGGCATCGCTTCGTCGTCCTCGCCGACACGCAAACGCAGACGCCGTACGAGATGGGCCTGCTGCACGACCAGACCGTGCCGGACGTGATCTCCACGGTACAGGAACTCGGATCCGTAGCCTTCGGCGTCGCGTGCGGCGACATCATGTTCGACGACCTCTCGCTCTACCCCGAGTACGAGCGCGCCGTCAGCCGGATGGGCGTGCCGTTCTTCCAGGTCGTGGGCAACCACGACCTCGACTTCTCCGGGCGATCGGATCTGACCTCCACCGAAACGTTCTGCGGGCGATTCGGCCCCCGCTATTATTCCTTCGAACGCGGCGAGGTGCACTATGTGGTGCTGGACGACGTGTTCTACCACGGCAAGGGGTATATCGGGTATCTCGACGACATCCAGCTTACCTGGCTCGCGGCGGACCTGGCGACGGTCGAGGCCGGCCGCACCGTCATCGTCCTCACCCACATCCCGGGCATGGGCACCGCCTCCCTGCGCAACGGCGCGGCATCCCCCGACATCAGCGGGTCGATCACGAACCGCGAACGCCTGTACCGGCTGCTGGAACCCTATACCGCCCACCTCATCACCGGGCACACCCACGAGCACGAGCATGTCTTCGAGGGCGGCGTGCACGAGCACGTCCTCGGCACCGCCTGCGGCGCCTGGTGGAGCGGGCCGATCTGCTACGACGGGACGCCGAGCGGCTACGCGGTGTTCGAGATGGACGGGTCGGACGTGTCCTGGCGCTACAAGAGCACCGGCATGCCGTTCGATCATCAGCTTCGCATCTACCCGCGCGGCTCCGACCCCACGGCGCCGGACGAGATCGTGGCCAACGTCTGGGATGCGGATCCGGAATGGGAGGTCGTCTGGTACGAGGACGGCGAACGCAAGGGCCGGATGGGGCAGCGTCTCGGGCTCGACCCGATGTCCATTGAACTCCACGCCGGCCCCGAACTGCCCAGCCACCGTCCCTGGGTGGAGCCACGGAAGACGCAACATCTGTTCTATGCCCCCGTCTCCCCGGAGGCAAACAGCATCCGCGTGGAAGCCCGCGACCGATTCGGCCGGGTGTACAGCGCCACCCTGTGACAAAGCCAGCGCATGGCGACCATCATAGCCCTTTTTATCATCCCGACCGAAGGTTCAGCGTAGCCAACCTGCCGTGGAGAGCCTGCTCCTGAGAAGGCGGGGGGACCTCCAGCAGCATGCCGCTGCGCCATCCATCGGGCGATCTCGCCCCTTCCCCCCGACCCTGTCGGGGATCCGTTCGAGACGACATCTCAACCATACTCACTCCATGAACTACACCTTCCTCGCTCTCACCTTCCTGCTCCTCGCCCTCCCGGCGCGCGCGCAGACCCCGCCGGCCGCCAACCCCGAGGATGTCGCCACGGTGGATGCCATCATGGCGGCTACTTACGACGTCATCTCCGGCCCGATCGGCGAGGAGCGCAACTGGGACCGGTTCCGCTCGCTGTTCATCCCGGGCGCCCGGTTGATTCCCGTCTCCGTCCGCCCCGAAGGCGTCACCGCCGCCGTGAGCACGGTCGACGAGTACATCCAGCGCGCGAGCCCCTATTTCGTACAGAACGGATTTTTCGAGGTCGAGGTCGAACGCAAGATCGAGCGCTACGGCCACATCCTGCACGCCTTCAGCACCTACGAATCCCGCAGCAAGCCCGACGACGCAAAACCGTTCGCGCGCGGGATCAATAGTTTCCAGTTGCTGTGGGATGGGAGTCGCTGGTGGATCGTGACGATCTACTGGGACAGCGAGCGGCCGGACCAGCCCATTCCCGAGCGGTATCTGCCTCGCAACAGCCCCTGATCCACGAGATCCCCGATGCTCCCCGCGATCGCGAGGGGGCGCAAACACACCATGCAACACCGTACACTCGGCACCACGTCCCTCTCCGTCTCCGCCCTGAGCTTTGGCGGCTGGGGCATTGTCGGCGGCCTGAACTGGGGACACCAGGAGAAGGCCAACTCCCTCGCGGCGCTCCGCGCGGCGTACGACGCCGGCATGACCACCATCGACACCGCCGAGATGTACGGCAACGGCTACTCGGAACAGCTCATCGGCGAGGCCCTCGGCGACGTACGCGACCGGCTGGTCATCGCCTCGAAGGTGGTGCCGGCGAACTTCGCCGAGGCCGACCTCCGCGCGGCCTGCGAACGCAGCCTCAAAAACCTGGGGACGACCTGGATCGACCTCTACCAGCTCCACTGGCCGAACTGGGATCTGCCCATCGAGGTCCCGATGCGCACGCTGGAGGCCCTCAAACAGGAGGGCAAGATCCGGGAATACGGCGTATCCAATTTTGGCCCGCTCGACCTCCGTGACGCGCTCCGCGCCGGCTTCGCGCCCGCCAGCAACCAGGTCGCCTACAGCCTCCTCTTCCGGGCTCCGGAGTACGCCATCCAGCCAGCCTGTCTGGATGCCGGCGTGTCCATCCTCTGCTACTCGCCGCTCCTGCACGGTTTGCTGACGGGCAAATTCAAGAACCCCGCGGACGTCCCGGAAGACCGCGCCCGGACGCGCCACTTCTCATCCGGCCAGTGGGCGCAGGTGCGCCACGGCCAGCGGGGCTTCGAGGACCTGCTGTTCAACACCATCCAGGACATCCGCGCGCTCGCGGAGGAGGCCGGCGAGCCGATGGCGGATCTGGCGCTCGCGTGGCTCCTCACGCGCCCCGGCGTGGCGTCGGTGATCGTCGGGGGCCGCAACCCGGACCAGGTCCGCCGCAACGTCCGCGCCGCCGAGCTGGCGCTCAGGCCGGAGGTTGCCCAGGCGCTGGACGATATCTCGAACGCCCTGAAAGAGGCGATGGGCCCGAATCCCGACATGTGGCAGGCTACGCCGCGGATTCGGTAGCCGCTTCGCGCCGTACCCGACGCCGGCCGGCGAACTGCAGCGCCACCGCCGCCAGTCCCATCGCGCCGAAGACCAGCACGAACGGAATCGCGCGGGACGAGAGGATCTGGTACAAGATGCCGTGCACGACGACCAGGCCGAACAGCGCGTAATTCCAGCGCTGGAGCTTCTTCCAGGTTTTCGTCCCGAGCCGGCGAAGCGACAGGTCGTTCGAGATCGCCATCAGCATCGCCACGATGAGCGTCGCGAAAAGTCCGGTGAAGTTGGCCGATCCGAACTGATCCATGCGGATAAACGGGAAGGCCAGGGGCTCGTCCGGAACGAAGAGCAACCACATACGCCCCCGAAAATGCATCTGGAGCCCGAAGACCGTGTGCGCGATGCTCAGGATGCCGGCCCAGATCCCGATGTCGCGTGTGAGGTCGTTGGATACCGGCCGCGCACGGCCCCGGAGTACGGCGAGCGGGCCCGTCAGGAGCGTGGCCGCCAGCAGCGCCATCCCCGCATAGGCCGTCGCCATGCTCCAGTTGTGGATCACGTCCTCCGCCCCGACCCACCGGTAGCAGAGCGCTGTCACGATCGCCGAAAGCGCGAGGAGCGGGAGATGATGGCGCAGCAGCCGCCGGCGCATGCGATGCCATTTCACGGGGCGATTCAGGATGGGGGTGGGCATGGTGGGTCGGGGAGATGGGTTTCGGGGTGCGGGATCCTGGATGCGGAATCATCGTGGGACCGCCAGTGCAAGCGGCTGGACTAAACCCATCGCGAATCCCGCATCTATATCCCGCCGCAGACAACCGTTACTCGACGCGCAAGATACGCGCGTTGATGGCGACGACCACGGTGCTGAGGCTCATCAGCACGGCGCCCACGGCCGGACTCAGGATGATGCCCCAAGCGGCCAGCACGCCGGCGGCGAGCGGCAGGGCCACGATGTTGTAGCCGGCCGCATACCAGAGATTCTGGATCATCTTGCGGTACGTCGCCTTCGCGAGCGCGATGACGCGGACGGCATCGCGTGGGTCGCTGTCGACCAGCACCATGTCGGCCGCTTCGATGGCGACGTCCGTTCCGGCCCCGATGGCCATGCCGACATCCGCCGTCGCCAGCGCCGGCGCATCGTTGACGCCGTCGCCCGTCATCGCCACGCGCCGCCCCTCGTCCTGCAGCGCCTTGATTTTCGCGCTCTTCTCGTCCGGGAGCACCTCCGCGATCGTGCGGTCGATGCCGAGTTCGCCGGCCACATAGTCTGCCACCTCCTGCCTGTCGCCGGTGAGCATCACCGCGTCGATGCCCATCGCGTGCAGCCGCTCGATCGCCTCGCGGGCGGACGGGCGGATGACGTCCGCCAGCGCCAGCGCGCCGAGCAACTCGGCCTCGTCGTCCGATCCGCCAACCAGGTACACGACGGTCTTGCCCTGCCGGCCGAGTTCGTCGACGCGCCCATCCGACGGCGAGAGACCCGCCGAGGCGATGGCTCCCGGACTCAACACCCGGATGCGACGCCCGTCGATGTCCGCCTGGACACCCTGACCGGTGATCGACGTGAATCCCTTCGACGCCGGCGCATCGATGCCACGCTCCTCCGCCGCGTGGAGGATGCCGGCCGCGATGGGGTGTTCACTCCCCCGCTCGACGCCGGCAGCGAGACGGAGCACCTCGTCTTCGCCGTCGGCGTCGTACACCAGGATGTCGGTGACGCCGAAACGACCTTCCGTGAGCGTGCCCGTCTTGTCGAAGACCATGGTATCCAGCAGCCGCGCCTGCTCGAAGGCGGTCCGGTTGCGGATGAGCAGCCCGCGCCGCGCCGCCGCGGAGGTCGATACGGCCACGACGAGCGGGATCGCGAGCCCGAGCGCGTGCGGGCAGGCCACGACCATCACCGTGACCGCGCGCTCGATCGAAAACGCGAGGTCACGGCCGGCGGCGATGAACCACGCGACGAACGTCACGGCTCCGACCGAGAGGGCCACGACCGTAAGCCAAAGCGCCGCCCGGTCCGCGAGGTTCTGGGTCCGGCTTTTCGACGCCTGCGCCGTCTTGACGAGGTCGATGACCTGGTTGAGATAACTCTCCTCACCGGTCTTTTTAACCTCTACCGTCAGCGAGCCCTGCCCGTTCACCGAGCCGGCGATGACGCCGTCCCCCGTCGTTTTTTTGACGGGCCGACTCTCCCCCGTAAGCATGCTCTCGTTCACGCTGCTTTCGCCCTCCGTCGCGTCTCCGTCCGCCGGAATCTTCTCGCCGCTCTTGACCAGTACGCGATCTCCTTTCTTGAGGTCGGACAGCCGGATGTCGACCACCGAGCCATCGGCGTCGATCCGGTGCGCATCCGCCGGCATCAGGCGCGCCAGTTCCTCTAACGCGCGGCTGGCGCCCATCACGCTCCGCATCTCGATCCAGTGTCCCAGCAGCATCAGGTCGATCAGAGTGGCTGTCTCCCAGAAAAACAGCTTGCCGTCGAGGCCGATCACCACGGCCGCGCTGTAGAAAAACGCCACGCTGATCGCCATCGCCACGAGGGTCATCATGCCGGGCCGGCGGTCGCGCAGTTCCGATACGAACCCCTTCAGAAAGGGCCATCCTCCATAGCCGTAGATGGCAGCGGAGAGGCCGAGCAACACCAGCAGGTCACCCGGGAAAGACCATGCGCCCCCGAGTCCGATGGCCTCCTGGATCATCGGGCTCAGGAGGAGGATGGGGACCGTCAGCGCCAGCGCGATGAAGAAACGCCGCTTGAAGTCGGCCGCCATGTCGCCGTGGCCGGCGTGGCCGTGGTGCGCCCCGTCGTGGGTGGACGGATGCGCGGATGTTTTGCGCGAGTGGGATTCGGCGTGATGGGTGTGTGCGTCGTGGGACATGGATTCGGGGGCTATCGGGGTGGAGAAGATGCGGATGCGGCCTCCTCGGCATCCGCGCGGGCCGGCAGGGACCGGCGTTTCCAGATGTAATAGATGGCAGGGATCACCAGCAGCGTCAACACGGTCGACGAGACCATCCCCCCGATCATCGGGGCGGCGATGCGCTTCATCACGTCGGACCCGGTGCCGGCGCCCCACATGATCGGGATGAGGCCGGCCATCGTGGACACGACCGTCATCATCTTCGGCCGCACCCGCTCGACGGCGCCGTTTACCACGGCTTCGTACAGATCCGCCGGCGATCGCATGGCGCCGCGGGCCACCCGGTCGCGCCAGGCGTGATCCAGGTAGATGA contains:
- a CDS encoding BrnA antitoxin family protein; translation: MPRYQKELTPGELAALKDEDIDFSDIPATDEAFWKEAVIVQPQPKKAISLRLDADVLAYFQQDGPGYQTRINAVLKAYVETMRSKSNPALHRQ
- a CDS encoding BrnT family toxin, whose amino-acid sequence is MEFEWDEAKNQINLLKHGIGFDRARAAFDNACLIREDDRQDYGEQRWQALGVIEGTLVLLVAFTRREDSIRIISARKANERERRIYHAALPKGTDPR
- a CDS encoding YhgN family NAAT transporter, with the translated sequence MDFSDSIWSAAVVLLFIMDPLGNIPVMLSILKDIDPARRQKIIVRELFIALAILLIFLFSGQKILDFLHLQQESVTIAGGIVLLIIGLRMIFPNKEGVMGHSAVGGEPFIVPLAVPMIAGPSALAMLILMVRSAPGQMTNWFYALMIAWALTSVALLGAPLLYRVLRDRGLAAIERLMGMLLVMMAVQMLLNGLKAVG
- a CDS encoding sigma-70 family RNA polymerase sigma factor; its protein translation is MHPSDEQLVSAYLDHNDERAFSLLVSRHQERIFGYLLGMVRDRSVANDLFQETFLRVIRAMQNQRGSYAQQDRWLAWVMRIARNAALDYLRSRKKWQDVPDLGDDDAPSFWERLPADGIAADELMHRGEQADWLQACIDRLPPEQREVLLLRHESEMTFKEIAQLTDCSINTALGRMRYALLNLRRMMTDKKKPQTELSELP
- a CDS encoding M14 family metallopeptidase; this translates as MKFFWFLLLAFLALPAGAQPVIPRPVDVFGFEPGADYQLADYSQVTDYFQRLDAASDRARMIEIGRSAQGRPLYVMFISSEANMAQLDRWRTMSEALSRARIDDATARRYAREGKTVVWIDGGMHASEKAHGQMTPLLAWKLVAEDSFEMQRIRDNVVVLLMPNINPDGLDIVTSWYRKYVGTPYETTSPAWLYHPYVGHDNNRDWFMNTMPESEAVSQVLYNEWYPQIVHNHHQTSPAWARIFLPPFSDPVNPNIHPGVTTGVNLVGSAMANRFAMEKKPGVVSDVAYSMWWNGGMRTAPYFHNMIGILTETAHATPTPRYYAPDSLPRTLAGHPDTPTDGTDIFYPYPWPGGESHFRDAVDYMVTASMGILEIAADRRERWLYDSYAMGRDAIARGDTAKPYAYIIPADQADPTEARRLVEVLRKTGIEVQRAERPFTAGATRYDADSYVAFSAQAYRPMLVDLMEPQDYPDRRKADGSPEVPYDLAGWTLPMQMGVRVDRIDAPFQAPLYPVTETRVLPKKGTVAENPAFGYALGHSANGSALVVNRLLKAGEKVAWAGEAFGPENAPFPEGTIVIEKGADTERRLEALAEETGLSFAGLETRPAVTTYPLSVPRIGLYKSWLANMDEGWTRWLLDQYAFAVDTLHDADLRYDRLSTYHAVILPDQGSDALLKGHAPNTMPAEYTGGIGLEGTLALKQFVEEGGTLLALDSASDFVIDQFGLPVRNAVRGVPSSRFFIPGSLIRMDVDTGHPLAYGMQEETAASFQQGRAFEAVVRSSTGEGGRESIAPAPAPVIDVIARYAKSDLLMSGWALGEDEYLAGKAAMVRVPVGEGNVVITGFRPQFRGQPGGTFKLIFNTLHAATLADFPDPEPDVLPAPAGQR
- a CDS encoding calcineurin-like phosphoesterase family protein codes for the protein MLPTPTSRRQFLRHAAFAGAGLALPLRILADPYAPIFHAPAGKPVRVRGRVRAGRANLAGVSVTDGVSVVRTGADGRYELTTTDAQPFVHIGLPDGYQIPQNAPGTARFYQPIAPNARGEMDASFDLEATDAGSRHRFVVLADTQTQTPYEMGLLHDQTVPDVISTVQELGSVAFGVACGDIMFDDLSLYPEYERAVSRMGVPFFQVVGNHDLDFSGRSDLTSTETFCGRFGPRYYSFERGEVHYVVLDDVFYHGKGYIGYLDDIQLTWLAADLATVEAGRTVIVLTHIPGMGTASLRNGAASPDISGSITNRERLYRLLEPYTAHLITGHTHEHEHVFEGGVHEHVLGTACGAWWSGPICYDGTPSGYAVFEMDGSDVSWRYKSTGMPFDHQLRIYPRGSDPTAPDEIVANVWDADPEWEVVWYEDGERKGRMGQRLGLDPMSIELHAGPELPSHRPWVEPRKTQHLFYAPVSPEANSIRVEARDRFGRVYSATL